From one Streptosporangiales bacterium genomic stretch:
- a CDS encoding TetR family transcriptional regulator: MSRVRAGSAATAVEVPAGLVDAAIDAARRRGADVADVPLTALAEAAGISRSTLLRRLGGSRRTLDDAVRAAGVDPGGRPPVRTRAVDAGARLISAHGLGGATLESVAEAAECSLHGLYVTFGGRDGLLTAIYERYSPILDLEVLTGDPEAALDATVRDIYRVIVRAFSQEPRVMPALLADLFGRPGGPAGRVFDQYFPRMLGSVGGWLEAEVRAGRVRPLPLPLLIQQLIGPIAVHMVFRPVLEPQLWPDLPDVDDACKVFAETFLRAVAV, encoded by the coding sequence GTGTCACGAGTTCGGGCAGGTTCCGCCGCCACCGCAGTCGAGGTCCCAGCCGGCCTCGTCGACGCGGCCATCGACGCCGCGCGCAGGCGTGGCGCCGACGTCGCCGACGTCCCGCTGACCGCGCTCGCCGAGGCGGCCGGCATCTCACGGAGCACCCTGCTCCGCAGGCTCGGCGGCTCGCGGCGGACGCTCGACGACGCCGTCCGCGCGGCCGGCGTCGACCCGGGTGGCCGACCACCCGTCCGCACCCGCGCCGTCGACGCGGGCGCACGGTTGATCAGCGCCCACGGTCTCGGCGGCGCCACGCTCGAGTCGGTGGCCGAGGCCGCCGAGTGCTCGCTGCACGGTCTGTACGTCACGTTCGGCGGGCGCGACGGGCTGCTCACCGCGATCTACGAGCGCTACAGCCCGATCCTCGATCTCGAGGTCCTCACCGGTGATCCCGAAGCCGCCCTCGACGCCACCGTGCGCGACATCTACCGGGTGATCGTCAGGGCGTTCAGCCAGGAACCGCGGGTGATGCCCGCCCTGCTGGCCGACCTGTTCGGCCGGCCCGGCGGACCCGCGGGACGCGTCTTCGACCAGTACTTCCCCCGCATGCTCGGCAGCGTCGGCGGCTGGCTGGAGGCCGAGGTGCGGGCGGGCCGGGTGCGCCCGCTGCCGCTGCCGTTGCTGATCCAGCAACTGATCGGCCCGATCGCGGTGCACATGGTCTTCCGCCCCGTCCTCGAACCACAGCTGTGGCCCGACCTGCCCGACGTCGACGACGCCTGCAAGGTGTTCGCCGAGACGTTCCTGCGCGCGGTAGCTGTCTAG
- a CDS encoding ornithine cyclodeaminase family protein, whose amino-acid sequence MRVLGADEVARLLTFDALVPALREAFTREVKAPLRHQHTAGAPGTDARLLLMPAWSDRYIGVKLVNVFPHNGDLDLPAVSPVYVLSSATTGEQYAVIDGAELTRRRTAAASALAASYLAREDASRLLVVGAGQVARVVPHAYRAVRPIERVLVWNRTVARADALADDLRADGFDAERADDLEAAVHAVDVVSCATLAAEPLVRGDWLDPGVHLDLIGSFAPYLRETDDTALHRATVFVDTDDALAESGDLIEPLASGALSRDQIAATLHDLTAGRHAGRAYASEITLFKSVGTAIEDLAAGALAYESSRQQS is encoded by the coding sequence ATGCGTGTTCTCGGTGCCGACGAGGTCGCCCGCCTATTGACGTTCGACGCTCTCGTCCCCGCGTTGCGCGAGGCGTTCACCCGCGAGGTGAAGGCGCCGCTGCGCCACCAGCACACCGCCGGCGCGCCGGGCACCGATGCCAGGCTGCTCCTGATGCCCGCCTGGTCCGACCGCTACATCGGCGTCAAGCTCGTCAACGTCTTCCCGCACAACGGCGACCTCGACCTGCCCGCCGTGTCACCGGTCTACGTGCTGTCGAGCGCGACCACCGGCGAGCAGTACGCGGTCATCGACGGCGCGGAGCTCACCCGCCGCAGGACCGCGGCGGCGTCCGCGCTGGCCGCGTCGTACCTCGCACGGGAGGACGCGAGCCGGCTCCTCGTCGTGGGCGCGGGACAGGTCGCGCGGGTCGTGCCGCATGCCTACCGCGCGGTACGCCCCATCGAGCGGGTCTTGGTATGGAACCGGACCGTGGCCCGCGCCGACGCGCTCGCCGACGACCTGCGCGCGGACGGCTTCGACGCCGAGCGCGCCGACGACCTCGAGGCCGCGGTGCACGCGGTCGACGTCGTGTCGTGCGCGACGCTCGCGGCCGAGCCTCTCGTCCGCGGTGACTGGCTCGACCCGGGAGTCCACCTCGACCTCATCGGCAGCTTCGCTCCTTACCTGCGCGAGACCGACGACACGGCGCTGCACCGCGCCACGGTGTTCGTCGACACCGACGACGCGCTCGCCGAGAGCGGCGACCTCATCGAGCCGCTCGCGTCCGGCGCGCTCTCCCGGGACCAGATCGCGGCCACGCTCCACGACCTCACCGCGGGCAGGCATGCCGGTCGGGCCTACGCGTCGGAGATCACCCTGTTCAAGTCCGTCGGCACCGCGATCGAGGACCTCGCCGCGGGTGCGCTGGCCTACGAGTCGTCCCGGCAGCAGTCCTGA